Proteins co-encoded in one Girardinichthys multiradiatus isolate DD_20200921_A chromosome 11, DD_fGirMul_XY1, whole genome shotgun sequence genomic window:
- the uimc1 gene encoding uncharacterized protein uimc1 isoform X5 encodes MRGRGGHSSSSSSAIRQQIRMALRKQLIQNISCDSQQDENTQDEASADTDSRDEVSSLLRPPSLTREKRQKERENHSNQKEMTEEEMMDLALQLSKQEASNTALKKQREDEDVMKAIQESMINQTQPCLNSPSKSPLDGAPLSTASRQKLSYSNGEKLPGNGCTLEGDMNSEVVGPRGETITRSKKRKRGTGSPLLEMPDLSQTQMSSQNSPSSPESFSAHLDSPQSSSSTHIDDSQLQMSPVFPLTGCKAEVHINRLNSDLVETCKSTGPVFPGDDEGNEGQPEWNPKFKSPVFGKTAECEMSLHASKHSATENAEFGFFTQESLIPTVRSCPPQSPVLPKRSSDWSLLLIDPDQGQVEQRDERSTSPVFGLTDQQVKPAELRGSEHDQSPPDCSKDIKSDGCQTAECNRHLPKSVLEELIEKPKGLNSAETYLTSDRALVWSEQDEDDVLPVGSPSPVFPEEKVVVPNVSQPGSSPNHLSESSQEPTGPGCRANLMSTSGLSVSSLKSLKCDPGCKKHVSSGTISASTSTNQQQFHTSGQELHLVSRQEVVPPPGEPSGNQTINYYWGVPFCPRSLDPDTYTQVIMAQMEVYEKSLKQAQRGLLRKAEWGEAIQPQPQKSLSPKAPAESHQPCVSRRRGLRLRGSKRSEAAGFLPDEEEERKDEREDEQQDKEEEEKEGDEVQIDTDCEVCLETQLSDNNSTKDLSLDADTEAQPPQKSPELPEIEMVLRDDVPTRDMPLEQRMKTTKDSEMEENVSGCREDAGGQPAGEVEKVNETRKDPGVEEMEDRGLQRSESPELEAAVVPHSPETSVDCPICQGSFPASEIEMHAAYCDGEVTVVGQRRPESQRFQDSVKPRRKRMRRTEAISEETTHLSVSRTQEKCFICQKSVPPKDYSRHTELCLQRGTVRRAAKGNLLSALEQTESRDSAAGPSGSKPQPEAVIDLRDDDDDEDVLAYRISNSPIRSFTPISEATGCLIDFRKQQRTKKPSQRRR; translated from the exons CGATTCGACAGCAGATCAGGATGGCTCTGAGGaagcagctgatccagaacatCTCCTGCGACAGCCAACAAGATGAAAACACACAGGACGAAGCTTCTGCTGACACAGATAGCAgg GATGAGGTCTCATCTTTACTTCGGCCACCGTCATTAACACGAGAGAAGCGGCAAAAGGAGAGGGAGAACCACTCCAACCAGAAag AGATGACAGAGGAGGAGATGATGGACCTGGCCCTGCAACTAAGCAAACAGGAAGCCAGCAATACAGCACTGAAAAAGCAGCGAGAGGACGAGGATGTGATGAAGGCCATCCAGGAGAGC ATGATCAACCAGACACAACCTTGTCTTAATTCTCCAAGTAAATCTCCGCTCGATGGCGCCCCCCTGAGTACCGCTTCTCGACAAAAACTCTCATACTCCAATGGGGAGAAGTTGCCGGGGAATGGCTGCACATTGGAAGGTGACATGAACTCAG AAGTTGTTGGACCAAGAGGTGAAACTATTACCAGGAGTAAGAAGCGGAAAAGAGGCACAGGCAGTCCTCTGTTGGAGATGCCAGATTTGTCACAGACTCAGATGTCTTCTCAGAATTCTCCCTCCAGTCCCGAATCATTCTCAGCTCATTTGGACTCTCCACAG AGTTCCAGCTCAACTCATATCGATGACTCCCAGCTCCAGATGTCTCCAGTCTTCCCACTGACCGGCTGCAAAGCGGAGGTCCACATCAACCGGCTCAACTCGGATCTAGTGGAGACCTGCAAGAGCACCGG TCCTGTGTTCCCAGGAGATGACGAGGGAAATGAAGGACAGCCAGAGTGGAACCCCAAGTTTAAGAGTCCAGTTTTTGGCAAGACTGCTGAGTGTGAAATGTCTCTGCATGCCTCTAAACACTCTGCCACTGAAAATGCAGAGTTTGGTTTTTTCACTCAGGAGAGTCTAATCCCCACTGTGAGGTCGTGTCCCCCCCAGAGCCCTGTGCTCCCTAAAAGGTCTTCAGATTGGTCATTACTCCTTATTGACCCTGACCAAGGACAGGTGGAGCAGAGAGATGAACGCTCCACGAGCCCGGTGTTTGGTTTGACTGACCAGCAGGTAAAACCTGCAGAGCTCAGAGGTTCTGAGCATGATCAAAGTCCCCCCGACTGCAGCAAG GACATAAAGTCTGATGGCTGTCAAACTGCTGAGTGCAACAGACATTTACCTAAGTCAG TGTTAGAAGAGCTAATTGAAAAACCCAAAGGCTTGAACTCTGCAGAGACGTACCTGACGAGTGACAGGGCACTGGTCTGGTCAGAACAGGATGAAGATGACGTTCTG CCAGTTGGTTCTCCTAGCCCAGTCTTCCCTGAAGAGAAAGTTGTTGTTCCAAATGTCAGCCAGCCTGGATCCTCCCCAAATCACTTGTCGGAATCTTCCCAAGAACCAACTGGGCCGGGCTGCAG GGCAAACCTGATGAGCACCTCTGGTCTTTCTGTTTCCAGCCTGAAATCCCTGAAATGTGATCCGGGCTGCAAGAAACATGTATCATCTGGAACTATCTCCGCTTCTACGTCCACCAACCAGCAGCAGTTTCACACCTCAGGGCAGGAGCTCCATCTTGTGAGTAGACAGGAGGTGGTCCCTCCACCTGGGGAACCTTCAGGCAACCAGACGATTAACTACTACTGGGGGGTTCCCTTCTGTCCGAGAAGCCTGGACCCAGACACATACACCCAG gTGATCATGGCTCAGATGGAGGTTTATGAGAAGAGTCTGAAACAGGCTCAAAGGGGGCTTCTAAGGAAGGCTGAGTGGGGGGAGGCCATCCAGCCGCAGCCACAG AAGTCCCTGTCCCCCAAAGCACCAGCTGAATCGCATCAGCCTTGCGTTTCTCGAAG GAGAGGCCTCCGACTGAGAGGTAGTAAAAGGAGCGAAGCtgctggttttcttccagatgaggaagaggagaggaaagATGAAAGAGAAGACGAGCAGCAAgacaaggaggaagaggagaaagagggCGATGAAGTACAGATAGATACTGACTGTGAGGTTTGTCTAG aaacacaactgAGCGACAACAACAGCACAAAAGACCTGAGCTTGGACGCTGATACTGAAGCACAA CCTCCACAGAAAAGTCCTGAGCTGCCTGAGATAGAGATGGTTCTTAGAGATGATGTTCCGACCAGAGACATGCCTCTGGAGCAaagaatgaaaa CCACAAAGGATTCAGAGATGGAGGAAAATGTCTCAGGTTGCAGGGAAGATGCTGGAGGTCAGCCTGCAGGAGAGGTAGAGAAAGTAAATGAGACCAGGAAGGATCCAGGtgtggaggagatggaagaCCGAGGTCTGCAAAGATCAGAATCTCCTGAACTGGAAGCGGCTGTTGTCCCTCACAGCCCTGAAACGTCTGTCGACTGCCCCATCTGTCAGGGATCGTTTCCTGCGAGCGAGATTGAAATGCACGCGGCGTACTGTGATGGAGAGGTCACTGTGGTCGGCCAGAGGAGGCCTGAAAGCCAACGTTTCCAAG ATTCAGTGAAACCTCGTAGGAAGAGGATGAGAAGAACAGAGGCGATATCAGAGGAAACCACCCATCTCTCTGTTAGCAG AACGCAGGAGAAATGTTTCATCTGTCAGAAATCTGTTCCTCCAAAAGATTACAGTCGTCACACAGAACTCTGCCTTCAGCGTGGGACAGTGAGGAGGGCAGCA AAGGGAAACTTGTTGTCGGCTCTGGAGCAAACAGAAAGCAGGGACTCAG CTGCTGGACCATCAGGATCCAAACCCCAACCAGA AGCTGTTATCGATCTGcgggatgatgatgatgacgagGACGTTTTGGCGTACAGGATCAGTAACTCTCCCATCAGATCATTCACTCCCATCTCTGAGGCCACCGGATGCCTTATCGACTTCAGAAAACAGCAGCGAACCAAGAAGCCCAGTCAAAGACGAAGATGA
- the uimc1 gene encoding uncharacterized protein uimc1 isoform X2 — MRGRGGHSSSSSSAIRQQIRMALRKQLIQNISCDSQQDENTQDEASADTDSRDEVSSLLRPPSLTREKRQKERENHSNQKEMTEEEMMDLALQLSKQEASNTALKKQREDEDVMKAIQESMINQTQPCLNSPSKSPLDGAPLSTASRQKLSYSNGEKLPGNGCTLEGDMNSVVGPRGETITRSKKRKRGTGSPLLEMPDLSQTQMSSQNSPSSPESFSAHLDSPQSSSSTHIDDSQLQMSPVFPLTGCKAEVHINRLNSDLVETCKSTGFVLCSQDRLTLTQSSAQSRSPIFPQSNQISSPKSPVFPGDDEGNEGQPEWNPKFKSPVFGKTAECEMSLHASKHSATENAEFGFFTQESLIPTVRSCPPQSPVLPKRSSDWSLLLIDPDQGQVEQRDERSTSPVFGLTDQQVKPAELRGSEHDQSPPDCSKDIKSDGCQTAECNRHLPKSVLEELIEKPKGLNSAETYLTSDRALVWSEQDEDDVLPVGSPSPVFPEEKVVVPNVSQPGSSPNHLSESSQEPTGPGCRANLMSTSGLSVSSLKSLKCDPGCKKHVSSGTISASTSTNQQQFHTSGQELHLVSRQEVVPPPGEPSGNQTINYYWGVPFCPRSLDPDTYTQVIMAQMEVYEKSLKQAQRGLLRKAEWGEAIQPQPQKSLSPKAPAESHQPCVSRRRGLRLRGSKRSEAAGFLPDEEEERKDEREDEQQDKEEEEKEGDEVQIDTDCEVCLETQLSDNNSTKDLSLDADTEAQPPQKSPELPEIEMVLRDDVPTRDMPLEQRMKTTKDSEMEENVSGCREDAGGQPAGEVEKVNETRKDPGVEEMEDRGLQRSESPELEAAVVPHSPETSVDCPICQGSFPASEIEMHAAYCDGEVTVVGQRRPESQRFQDSVKPRRKRMRRTEAISEETTHLSVSRTQEKCFICQKSVPPKDYSRHTELCLQRGTVRRAAKGNLLSALEQTESRDSAAGPSGSKPQPEAVIDLRDDDDDEDVLAYRISNSPIRSFTPISEATGCLIDFRKQQRTKKPSQRRR; from the exons CGATTCGACAGCAGATCAGGATGGCTCTGAGGaagcagctgatccagaacatCTCCTGCGACAGCCAACAAGATGAAAACACACAGGACGAAGCTTCTGCTGACACAGATAGCAgg GATGAGGTCTCATCTTTACTTCGGCCACCGTCATTAACACGAGAGAAGCGGCAAAAGGAGAGGGAGAACCACTCCAACCAGAAag AGATGACAGAGGAGGAGATGATGGACCTGGCCCTGCAACTAAGCAAACAGGAAGCCAGCAATACAGCACTGAAAAAGCAGCGAGAGGACGAGGATGTGATGAAGGCCATCCAGGAGAGC ATGATCAACCAGACACAACCTTGTCTTAATTCTCCAAGTAAATCTCCGCTCGATGGCGCCCCCCTGAGTACCGCTTCTCGACAAAAACTCTCATACTCCAATGGGGAGAAGTTGCCGGGGAATGGCTGCACATTGGAAGGTGACATGAACTCAG TTGTTGGACCAAGAGGTGAAACTATTACCAGGAGTAAGAAGCGGAAAAGAGGCACAGGCAGTCCTCTGTTGGAGATGCCAGATTTGTCACAGACTCAGATGTCTTCTCAGAATTCTCCCTCCAGTCCCGAATCATTCTCAGCTCATTTGGACTCTCCACAG AGTTCCAGCTCAACTCATATCGATGACTCCCAGCTCCAGATGTCTCCAGTCTTCCCACTGACCGGCTGCAAAGCGGAGGTCCACATCAACCGGCTCAACTCGGATCTAGTGGAGACCTGCAAGAGCACCGGGTTTGTCTTGTGTTCTCAGGATAGGTTGACTTTGACTCAAAGTTCTGCTCAGTCCAGAAGCCCCATATTTCCCCAGAGTAACCAGATATCCTCTCCCAAAAGTCCTGTGTTCCCAGGAGATGACGAGGGAAATGAAGGACAGCCAGAGTGGAACCCCAAGTTTAAGAGTCCAGTTTTTGGCAAGACTGCTGAGTGTGAAATGTCTCTGCATGCCTCTAAACACTCTGCCACTGAAAATGCAGAGTTTGGTTTTTTCACTCAGGAGAGTCTAATCCCCACTGTGAGGTCGTGTCCCCCCCAGAGCCCTGTGCTCCCTAAAAGGTCTTCAGATTGGTCATTACTCCTTATTGACCCTGACCAAGGACAGGTGGAGCAGAGAGATGAACGCTCCACGAGCCCGGTGTTTGGTTTGACTGACCAGCAGGTAAAACCTGCAGAGCTCAGAGGTTCTGAGCATGATCAAAGTCCCCCCGACTGCAGCAAG GACATAAAGTCTGATGGCTGTCAAACTGCTGAGTGCAACAGACATTTACCTAAGTCAG TGTTAGAAGAGCTAATTGAAAAACCCAAAGGCTTGAACTCTGCAGAGACGTACCTGACGAGTGACAGGGCACTGGTCTGGTCAGAACAGGATGAAGATGACGTTCTG CCAGTTGGTTCTCCTAGCCCAGTCTTCCCTGAAGAGAAAGTTGTTGTTCCAAATGTCAGCCAGCCTGGATCCTCCCCAAATCACTTGTCGGAATCTTCCCAAGAACCAACTGGGCCGGGCTGCAG GGCAAACCTGATGAGCACCTCTGGTCTTTCTGTTTCCAGCCTGAAATCCCTGAAATGTGATCCGGGCTGCAAGAAACATGTATCATCTGGAACTATCTCCGCTTCTACGTCCACCAACCAGCAGCAGTTTCACACCTCAGGGCAGGAGCTCCATCTTGTGAGTAGACAGGAGGTGGTCCCTCCACCTGGGGAACCTTCAGGCAACCAGACGATTAACTACTACTGGGGGGTTCCCTTCTGTCCGAGAAGCCTGGACCCAGACACATACACCCAG gTGATCATGGCTCAGATGGAGGTTTATGAGAAGAGTCTGAAACAGGCTCAAAGGGGGCTTCTAAGGAAGGCTGAGTGGGGGGAGGCCATCCAGCCGCAGCCACAG AAGTCCCTGTCCCCCAAAGCACCAGCTGAATCGCATCAGCCTTGCGTTTCTCGAAG GAGAGGCCTCCGACTGAGAGGTAGTAAAAGGAGCGAAGCtgctggttttcttccagatgaggaagaggagaggaaagATGAAAGAGAAGACGAGCAGCAAgacaaggaggaagaggagaaagagggCGATGAAGTACAGATAGATACTGACTGTGAGGTTTGTCTAG aaacacaactgAGCGACAACAACAGCACAAAAGACCTGAGCTTGGACGCTGATACTGAAGCACAA CCTCCACAGAAAAGTCCTGAGCTGCCTGAGATAGAGATGGTTCTTAGAGATGATGTTCCGACCAGAGACATGCCTCTGGAGCAaagaatgaaaa CCACAAAGGATTCAGAGATGGAGGAAAATGTCTCAGGTTGCAGGGAAGATGCTGGAGGTCAGCCTGCAGGAGAGGTAGAGAAAGTAAATGAGACCAGGAAGGATCCAGGtgtggaggagatggaagaCCGAGGTCTGCAAAGATCAGAATCTCCTGAACTGGAAGCGGCTGTTGTCCCTCACAGCCCTGAAACGTCTGTCGACTGCCCCATCTGTCAGGGATCGTTTCCTGCGAGCGAGATTGAAATGCACGCGGCGTACTGTGATGGAGAGGTCACTGTGGTCGGCCAGAGGAGGCCTGAAAGCCAACGTTTCCAAG ATTCAGTGAAACCTCGTAGGAAGAGGATGAGAAGAACAGAGGCGATATCAGAGGAAACCACCCATCTCTCTGTTAGCAG AACGCAGGAGAAATGTTTCATCTGTCAGAAATCTGTTCCTCCAAAAGATTACAGTCGTCACACAGAACTCTGCCTTCAGCGTGGGACAGTGAGGAGGGCAGCA AAGGGAAACTTGTTGTCGGCTCTGGAGCAAACAGAAAGCAGGGACTCAG CTGCTGGACCATCAGGATCCAAACCCCAACCAGA AGCTGTTATCGATCTGcgggatgatgatgatgacgagGACGTTTTGGCGTACAGGATCAGTAACTCTCCCATCAGATCATTCACTCCCATCTCTGAGGCCACCGGATGCCTTATCGACTTCAGAAAACAGCAGCGAACCAAGAAGCCCAGTCAAAGACGAAGATGA
- the uimc1 gene encoding uncharacterized protein uimc1 isoform X3, producing the protein MRGRGGHSSSSSSAIRQQIRMALRKQLIQNISCDSQQDENTQDEASADTDSRDEVSSLLRPPSLTREKRQKERENHSNQKEMTEEEMMDLALQLSKQEASNTALKKQREDEDVMKAIQESMINQTQPCLNSPSKSPLDGAPLSTASRQKLSYSNGEKLPGNGCTLEGDMNSEVVGPRGETITRSKKRKRGTGSPLLEMPDLSQTQMSSQNSPSSPESFSAHLDSPQSSSSTHIDDSQLQMSPVFPLTGCKAEVHINRLNSDLVETCKSTGFVLCSQDRLTLTQSSAQSRSPIFPQSNQISSPKSPVFPGDDEGNEGQPEWNPKFKSPVFGKTAECEMSLHASKHSATENAEFGFFTQESLIPTVRSCPPQSPVLPKRSSDWSLLLIDPDQGQVEQRDERSTSPVFGLTDQQVKPAELRGSEHDQSPPDCSKDIKSDGCQTAECNRHLPKSVLEELIEKPKGLNSAETYLTSDRALVWSEQDEDDVLPVGSPSPVFPEEKVVVPNVSQPGSSPNHLSESSQEPTGPGCRANLMSTSGLSVSSLKSLKCDPGCKKHVSSGTISASTSTNQQQFHTSGQELHLVSRQEVVPPPGEPSGNQTINYYWGVPFCPRSLDPDTYTQVIMAQMEVYEKSLKQAQRGLLRKAEWGEAIQPQPQSLSPKAPAESHQPCVSRRRGLRLRGSKRSEAAGFLPDEEEERKDEREDEQQDKEEEEKEGDEVQIDTDCEVCLETQLSDNNSTKDLSLDADTEAQPPQKSPELPEIEMVLRDDVPTRDMPLEQRMKTTKDSEMEENVSGCREDAGGQPAGEVEKVNETRKDPGVEEMEDRGLQRSESPELEAAVVPHSPETSVDCPICQGSFPASEIEMHAAYCDGEVTVVGQRRPESQRFQDSVKPRRKRMRRTEAISEETTHLSVSRTQEKCFICQKSVPPKDYSRHTELCLQRGTVRRAAKGNLLSALEQTESRDSAAGPSGSKPQPEAVIDLRDDDDDEDVLAYRISNSPIRSFTPISEATGCLIDFRKQQRTKKPSQRRR; encoded by the exons CGATTCGACAGCAGATCAGGATGGCTCTGAGGaagcagctgatccagaacatCTCCTGCGACAGCCAACAAGATGAAAACACACAGGACGAAGCTTCTGCTGACACAGATAGCAgg GATGAGGTCTCATCTTTACTTCGGCCACCGTCATTAACACGAGAGAAGCGGCAAAAGGAGAGGGAGAACCACTCCAACCAGAAag AGATGACAGAGGAGGAGATGATGGACCTGGCCCTGCAACTAAGCAAACAGGAAGCCAGCAATACAGCACTGAAAAAGCAGCGAGAGGACGAGGATGTGATGAAGGCCATCCAGGAGAGC ATGATCAACCAGACACAACCTTGTCTTAATTCTCCAAGTAAATCTCCGCTCGATGGCGCCCCCCTGAGTACCGCTTCTCGACAAAAACTCTCATACTCCAATGGGGAGAAGTTGCCGGGGAATGGCTGCACATTGGAAGGTGACATGAACTCAG AAGTTGTTGGACCAAGAGGTGAAACTATTACCAGGAGTAAGAAGCGGAAAAGAGGCACAGGCAGTCCTCTGTTGGAGATGCCAGATTTGTCACAGACTCAGATGTCTTCTCAGAATTCTCCCTCCAGTCCCGAATCATTCTCAGCTCATTTGGACTCTCCACAG AGTTCCAGCTCAACTCATATCGATGACTCCCAGCTCCAGATGTCTCCAGTCTTCCCACTGACCGGCTGCAAAGCGGAGGTCCACATCAACCGGCTCAACTCGGATCTAGTGGAGACCTGCAAGAGCACCGGGTTTGTCTTGTGTTCTCAGGATAGGTTGACTTTGACTCAAAGTTCTGCTCAGTCCAGAAGCCCCATATTTCCCCAGAGTAACCAGATATCCTCTCCCAAAAGTCCTGTGTTCCCAGGAGATGACGAGGGAAATGAAGGACAGCCAGAGTGGAACCCCAAGTTTAAGAGTCCAGTTTTTGGCAAGACTGCTGAGTGTGAAATGTCTCTGCATGCCTCTAAACACTCTGCCACTGAAAATGCAGAGTTTGGTTTTTTCACTCAGGAGAGTCTAATCCCCACTGTGAGGTCGTGTCCCCCCCAGAGCCCTGTGCTCCCTAAAAGGTCTTCAGATTGGTCATTACTCCTTATTGACCCTGACCAAGGACAGGTGGAGCAGAGAGATGAACGCTCCACGAGCCCGGTGTTTGGTTTGACTGACCAGCAGGTAAAACCTGCAGAGCTCAGAGGTTCTGAGCATGATCAAAGTCCCCCCGACTGCAGCAAG GACATAAAGTCTGATGGCTGTCAAACTGCTGAGTGCAACAGACATTTACCTAAGTCAG TGTTAGAAGAGCTAATTGAAAAACCCAAAGGCTTGAACTCTGCAGAGACGTACCTGACGAGTGACAGGGCACTGGTCTGGTCAGAACAGGATGAAGATGACGTTCTG CCAGTTGGTTCTCCTAGCCCAGTCTTCCCTGAAGAGAAAGTTGTTGTTCCAAATGTCAGCCAGCCTGGATCCTCCCCAAATCACTTGTCGGAATCTTCCCAAGAACCAACTGGGCCGGGCTGCAG GGCAAACCTGATGAGCACCTCTGGTCTTTCTGTTTCCAGCCTGAAATCCCTGAAATGTGATCCGGGCTGCAAGAAACATGTATCATCTGGAACTATCTCCGCTTCTACGTCCACCAACCAGCAGCAGTTTCACACCTCAGGGCAGGAGCTCCATCTTGTGAGTAGACAGGAGGTGGTCCCTCCACCTGGGGAACCTTCAGGCAACCAGACGATTAACTACTACTGGGGGGTTCCCTTCTGTCCGAGAAGCCTGGACCCAGACACATACACCCAG gTGATCATGGCTCAGATGGAGGTTTATGAGAAGAGTCTGAAACAGGCTCAAAGGGGGCTTCTAAGGAAGGCTGAGTGGGGGGAGGCCATCCAGCCGCAGCCACAG TCCCTGTCCCCCAAAGCACCAGCTGAATCGCATCAGCCTTGCGTTTCTCGAAG GAGAGGCCTCCGACTGAGAGGTAGTAAAAGGAGCGAAGCtgctggttttcttccagatgaggaagaggagaggaaagATGAAAGAGAAGACGAGCAGCAAgacaaggaggaagaggagaaagagggCGATGAAGTACAGATAGATACTGACTGTGAGGTTTGTCTAG aaacacaactgAGCGACAACAACAGCACAAAAGACCTGAGCTTGGACGCTGATACTGAAGCACAA CCTCCACAGAAAAGTCCTGAGCTGCCTGAGATAGAGATGGTTCTTAGAGATGATGTTCCGACCAGAGACATGCCTCTGGAGCAaagaatgaaaa CCACAAAGGATTCAGAGATGGAGGAAAATGTCTCAGGTTGCAGGGAAGATGCTGGAGGTCAGCCTGCAGGAGAGGTAGAGAAAGTAAATGAGACCAGGAAGGATCCAGGtgtggaggagatggaagaCCGAGGTCTGCAAAGATCAGAATCTCCTGAACTGGAAGCGGCTGTTGTCCCTCACAGCCCTGAAACGTCTGTCGACTGCCCCATCTGTCAGGGATCGTTTCCTGCGAGCGAGATTGAAATGCACGCGGCGTACTGTGATGGAGAGGTCACTGTGGTCGGCCAGAGGAGGCCTGAAAGCCAACGTTTCCAAG ATTCAGTGAAACCTCGTAGGAAGAGGATGAGAAGAACAGAGGCGATATCAGAGGAAACCACCCATCTCTCTGTTAGCAG AACGCAGGAGAAATGTTTCATCTGTCAGAAATCTGTTCCTCCAAAAGATTACAGTCGTCACACAGAACTCTGCCTTCAGCGTGGGACAGTGAGGAGGGCAGCA AAGGGAAACTTGTTGTCGGCTCTGGAGCAAACAGAAAGCAGGGACTCAG CTGCTGGACCATCAGGATCCAAACCCCAACCAGA AGCTGTTATCGATCTGcgggatgatgatgatgacgagGACGTTTTGGCGTACAGGATCAGTAACTCTCCCATCAGATCATTCACTCCCATCTCTGAGGCCACCGGATGCCTTATCGACTTCAGAAAACAGCAGCGAACCAAGAAGCCCAGTCAAAGACGAAGATGA